One Pseudonocardia abyssalis DNA segment encodes these proteins:
- a CDS encoding M23 family metallopeptidase, translating into MARHRSPSGAPDHLADATTPLRVVAVAGVHRLPSPPTASIRGRVTVAAVATGAVVAAGQTAVAPLLEATEAPPVALSALLPVAEVSTATFAVDAIGGDQLLPESLSVAGLDAESAVDVENLTKAVQIGQELARRDAILTSALSFGAPLAHLVGDQAFVQPALGRFTSGFGGRWGTSHNGIDIANAIGTPIYAVTDGVVEKSGPASGFGLWVVLRHADGTKSVYGHINRSLVQVGQEVSAGQQIAELGNRGFSTGPHLHFEIHDANDNPMNPRPWLDEHGVDGY; encoded by the coding sequence GTGGCGCGCCATCGCTCCCCCAGCGGCGCACCGGACCACCTCGCCGACGCGACCACGCCGTTGCGCGTGGTCGCCGTCGCAGGGGTGCACCGGTTGCCCTCGCCACCCACCGCGTCCATCCGTGGGCGGGTGACGGTCGCCGCCGTCGCCACCGGAGCCGTCGTAGCGGCAGGTCAGACCGCCGTCGCCCCCCTGCTCGAGGCCACCGAGGCCCCGCCCGTCGCGCTCAGCGCGCTACTCCCGGTCGCCGAGGTGAGCACCGCGACCTTCGCGGTCGACGCCATCGGCGGTGACCAGCTGCTCCCCGAGTCGCTGTCGGTCGCCGGGCTCGACGCCGAGTCCGCCGTCGACGTCGAGAACCTCACGAAGGCCGTGCAGATCGGTCAGGAGCTGGCCCGCCGCGACGCGATCCTGACCTCCGCGTTGTCCTTCGGTGCCCCGCTCGCCCACCTCGTCGGCGACCAGGCGTTCGTGCAGCCCGCGCTCGGCCGGTTCACCTCCGGGTTCGGTGGCCGCTGGGGCACCTCACATAACGGCATCGACATCGCCAACGCCATCGGCACTCCGATCTACGCGGTCACCGACGGCGTCGTCGAGAAGTCCGGCCCGGCGTCGGGATTCGGGCTCTGGGTCGTGCTGCGGCACGCCGACGGCACCAAGTCGGTCTACGGCCACATCAACCGCTCGCTCGTGCAGGTCGGCCAGGAGGTCTCCGCCGGCCAGCAGATCGCGGAGCTCGGCAACCGCGGCTTCTCCACCGGCCCGCACCTGCACTTCGAGATCCACGACGCGAACGACAATCCGATGAACCCGCGCCCCTGGCTCGACGAGCACGGCGTGGACGGCTACTGA
- the pcrA gene encoding DNA helicase PcrA, whose amino-acid sequence MSALFELPQTTVTTPRTKRGAALLEGLNPRQRDAVVHAGSPLLIVAGAGSGKTRVLTHRIAWLLAERDVHPGEVMSITFTNKAAAEMKERVDALVGRRGNAMWVSTFHSMCVRILRREAQHLGVRSAFSVYDADDTRRLIGMVTRDLEMDPKKYAPRAVGAQISNLKNELLSADDAAERATNEYERKVAEVYGVYQARLRTANAFDFDDLIMETVSLLERLPAVAEYYRRRFRHVLVDEYQDTNHAQYALVRALVAPAVEGAAPAELCVVGDSDQSIYAFRGANIRNIVEFEKDFPDARTILLEQNYRSTQTILTAANTVIARNPDRRDKRLWSEAGDGEKVVGYVADNEHDEAAFVAQEIDRLVDTGEFRNSDIAVFYRTNSQSRVFEGVFARVGMAYKIVGGVRFYERMEVRDALAYLRVLSNPDDTVSLRRILNVPKRGIGERAEEMVASYADRERISFASALRTAAEQPERVPGLVTRSQRAIAGFVRILDELGELVERGEETAELLEAVYAKTGYTAELEASEDPQDGSRLDNLAELVTVAREFAGDAAVADAAVAPEYDTGLPEPGVPDPGSLAAFLERVALVADADSIPDDDQGMVTLMTLHTAKGLEFPVVFLSGWEDGVFPHMRAMGDPAELAEERRLAYVGITRARQRLYLSRAMIRSSFGQPNANPASRFLAEVPDSLVDWRRAEPERSAPVGRFGFGRRGAAGSGAADRGSWNVPKASMAPTLSLDVGDRVNHDKYGLGTVTASDGTGARATVTIDFGSSGTVRLMLIGGVPLQKL is encoded by the coding sequence ATGAGCGCGCTGTTCGAACTGCCCCAGACCACCGTCACCACTCCCCGCACGAAGCGGGGCGCGGCGCTGCTGGAGGGGCTCAACCCGCGCCAGCGCGACGCCGTCGTGCACGCGGGCTCGCCGCTGCTGATCGTCGCGGGGGCCGGCTCGGGCAAGACTCGCGTGCTCACGCACCGGATCGCCTGGCTGCTCGCCGAGCGTGACGTGCACCCGGGCGAGGTCATGTCGATCACCTTCACCAACAAGGCCGCGGCCGAGATGAAGGAGCGGGTCGACGCGCTGGTCGGGCGCCGCGGCAACGCGATGTGGGTGTCCACGTTCCACTCGATGTGCGTGCGGATCCTGCGCCGCGAGGCCCAGCACCTGGGCGTGCGCAGCGCGTTCTCGGTCTACGACGCCGACGACACGCGTCGGCTGATCGGGATGGTCACGCGCGACCTGGAGATGGACCCCAAGAAGTACGCGCCGCGCGCGGTCGGCGCCCAGATCTCCAACCTCAAGAACGAACTGCTCTCCGCCGACGACGCCGCGGAGCGCGCCACCAACGAGTACGAGCGCAAGGTCGCCGAGGTCTACGGCGTCTACCAGGCGCGGCTACGCACCGCCAACGCGTTCGACTTCGACGACCTGATCATGGAGACGGTCTCGCTGCTGGAGCGGCTGCCCGCGGTCGCGGAGTACTACCGCCGCCGGTTCCGGCACGTGCTCGTCGACGAGTACCAGGACACCAACCACGCGCAGTACGCGCTCGTCCGGGCGCTGGTGGCGCCGGCCGTCGAGGGGGCGGCACCGGCCGAGCTGTGCGTCGTCGGCGACTCCGACCAGTCCATCTACGCCTTCCGCGGCGCCAACATCCGCAACATCGTCGAGTTCGAGAAGGACTTCCCCGACGCCCGCACGATCCTGCTGGAACAGAACTACCGCTCCACGCAGACGATCCTCACCGCGGCCAACACCGTCATCGCCCGCAACCCCGACCGGCGCGACAAGCGCCTGTGGTCCGAGGCGGGCGACGGCGAGAAGGTCGTCGGCTACGTCGCCGACAACGAGCACGACGAGGCCGCGTTCGTCGCGCAGGAGATCGACCGGCTCGTCGACACCGGGGAGTTCCGCAACTCCGACATCGCCGTCTTCTACCGGACCAACTCCCAGTCGCGTGTCTTCGAGGGCGTGTTCGCGCGCGTCGGGATGGCGTACAAGATCGTCGGCGGGGTGCGGTTCTACGAGCGGATGGAGGTGCGCGACGCGCTCGCGTACCTGCGGGTCCTGTCCAACCCCGACGACACGGTGAGCCTGCGCCGCATCCTCAACGTGCCCAAGCGCGGGATCGGGGAGCGCGCCGAGGAGATGGTCGCGTCCTACGCCGACCGCGAGCGGATCTCCTTCGCCTCGGCGCTGCGCACCGCGGCCGAACAGCCGGAGCGGGTGCCCGGACTGGTCACGCGCTCGCAGCGGGCCATCGCCGGGTTCGTCCGCATCCTCGACGAGCTCGGCGAGCTGGTGGAGCGCGGCGAGGAGACCGCGGAGCTGCTGGAGGCCGTCTACGCGAAGACCGGCTACACCGCGGAGCTCGAGGCCAGCGAGGACCCGCAGGACGGCTCGCGCCTCGACAACCTCGCCGAGCTGGTCACGGTCGCGCGCGAGTTCGCCGGCGACGCAGCGGTGGCCGACGCCGCCGTCGCTCCCGAGTACGACACCGGCCTGCCGGAGCCCGGCGTCCCGGACCCGGGGTCGCTCGCCGCGTTCCTGGAGCGGGTGGCGTTGGTCGCCGACGCCGACTCGATCCCCGACGACGACCAGGGCATGGTCACGCTGATGACGCTGCACACGGCGAAGGGGCTCGAGTTCCCCGTCGTGTTCCTCAGCGGCTGGGAGGACGGTGTGTTCCCGCACATGCGGGCCATGGGCGACCCGGCGGAGCTGGCCGAGGAGCGGCGGCTCGCCTACGTCGGCATCACGCGGGCGCGGCAGCGGCTCTACCTGTCCCGGGCGATGATCCGGTCCTCGTTCGGCCAGCCCAACGCCAACCCGGCGTCGCGGTTCCTCGCCGAGGTGCCCGACTCCCTGGTCGACTGGCGCCGCGCCGAGCCCGAGCGCTCGGCACCGGTGGGCCGGTTCGGCTTCGGTCGTCGCGGCGCCGCCGGCTCCGGGGCCGCCGACCGCGGCAGCTGGAACGTCCCGAAGGCGTCGATGGCGCCCACGCTGAGCCTCGACGTCGGCGACCGCGTCAACCACGACAAGTACGGCCTCGGCACCGTCACCGCGTCCGACGGCACGGGGGCGCGCGCCACCGTCACCATCGACTTCGGCAGCTCGGGCACCGTGCGGCTCATGCTGATCGGCGGCGTGCCGTTGCAGAAGCTGTAG
- a CDS encoding ATP-binding protein — translation MNTPTPPLARRRSGRLVAGVAGGVADHLGLPVTWVRAAFIALAAMWWAGALAYGLLWVFVKQEAADVERTTPQRERQQALGLAALGVAAALTAAALGNDLIGWIVGPLGVAAVGAAVVWREADEAQRRRWTGTGGRNALWRTVAGAVFVAAGIAVFLFGQLQLGQVQFALLAVLVTLLGVGVLTVPWWVRLVRELTEERRERIVETERAEIAAHLHDSVLQTLALIQRQSDQPREVARLARGQERELRSWLYGAGGYGRSTGAALDEGLTAALAAAAAEVEDTYAVTVAPVVVGADRPLDDHLRALVLAGREAMVNAAKHAGVAEVSVYCEVEDDEVNLFVRDRGAGFDPDDVPEDRHGLADSVHGRMERHGGTVRLRSTPGEGTEVHLAMRVRTHEEAAT, via the coding sequence GTGAACACACCGACCCCTCCGCTCGCGCGCCGTCGCAGCGGCCGGCTCGTCGCGGGCGTCGCGGGCGGGGTGGCCGACCATCTCGGCCTCCCGGTCACCTGGGTCCGCGCCGCCTTCATCGCCCTCGCGGCGATGTGGTGGGCGGGCGCGCTGGCCTACGGGCTGCTCTGGGTCTTCGTCAAGCAGGAGGCCGCCGACGTCGAGCGCACCACCCCGCAGCGGGAACGGCAGCAGGCACTCGGCCTCGCCGCGCTCGGGGTCGCCGCCGCGCTGACGGCCGCCGCGCTGGGCAACGACCTCATCGGCTGGATCGTCGGGCCGCTCGGCGTGGCCGCGGTGGGTGCCGCGGTGGTGTGGCGCGAGGCCGACGAGGCGCAGCGCCGCCGCTGGACCGGTACCGGGGGGCGCAACGCGCTGTGGCGGACCGTCGCCGGCGCGGTGTTCGTCGCCGCCGGGATCGCGGTGTTCCTGTTCGGCCAGCTCCAGCTCGGGCAGGTGCAGTTCGCGCTGCTCGCCGTGCTCGTCACGCTCCTCGGCGTCGGGGTGCTCACGGTGCCGTGGTGGGTGCGGCTGGTCCGTGAGCTCACCGAGGAGCGCCGCGAGCGGATCGTGGAGACCGAGCGCGCCGAGATCGCCGCGCACCTGCACGACTCCGTGCTGCAGACCCTCGCGCTGATCCAGCGCCAGTCCGACCAGCCGCGCGAGGTCGCCCGGCTGGCCCGCGGCCAGGAGCGGGAGCTTCGGTCCTGGCTCTACGGGGCGGGCGGCTACGGCCGGAGCACCGGCGCCGCGCTCGACGAGGGGCTGACCGCCGCTCTGGCCGCGGCGGCCGCCGAGGTCGAGGACACCTACGCCGTGACGGTCGCGCCGGTCGTCGTCGGCGCCGACCGCCCCCTCGACGACCACCTGCGCGCCCTCGTGCTCGCCGGCCGCGAGGCGATGGTCAACGCGGCCAAGCACGCGGGCGTCGCCGAGGTGTCGGTGTACTGCGAGGTGGAGGACGACGAGGTGAACCTGTTCGTCCGTGACCGCGGGGCCGGCTTCGACCCCGACGACGTGCCCGAGGACCGGCACGGGCTCGCCGACTCGGTGCACGGCAGGATGGAACGGCACGGCGGCACCGTCCGCCTGCGCAGCACGCCGGGCGAGGGCACCGAGGTGCACCTGGCGATGCGGGTACGCACCCACGAGGAGGCGGCGACATGA
- a CDS encoding response regulator, producing MTEPDDQKIIKVFLVDDHALFRSGVRAELDRAVPDVTVVGEAGSVDEAVAAIRHHRPDVVLLDVHMPDGGGAEVLRQLRPELPDVVFLALSVSDAAEDVIAVIRAGARGYVTKTISGRELADAVRRVHAGDPVFSPRLAGFVLDVFSQKPGAAPPGDPELDLLTRRERDVLRLLARGYAYKEIAGELFISVKTVETHVSSVLRKTQLSNRYELSRWASDRRLV from the coding sequence ATGACCGAGCCCGACGATCAGAAGATCATCAAGGTCTTCCTGGTCGACGACCACGCCCTGTTCCGCTCCGGCGTCCGCGCCGAGCTGGACCGCGCGGTCCCCGACGTCACCGTCGTGGGCGAGGCCGGGTCCGTCGACGAGGCGGTGGCCGCGATCCGGCACCACCGACCCGACGTCGTGCTGCTCGACGTCCACATGCCCGACGGCGGCGGTGCGGAGGTGCTGCGTCAGCTGCGGCCCGAGCTGCCGGACGTCGTGTTCCTGGCGCTGTCGGTCTCCGACGCCGCTGAGGACGTCATCGCGGTGATCCGCGCGGGCGCGCGTGGGTACGTCACCAAGACGATCTCCGGGCGCGAGCTGGCCGACGCGGTGCGCCGCGTGCACGCCGGTGACCCGGTGTTCTCGCCGCGGCTGGCCGGGTTCGTGCTCGACGTGTTCTCGCAGAAGCCCGGTGCGGCCCCGCCCGGCGACCCGGAACTCGACCTGCTCACCCGCCGCGAGCGCGACGTCCTGCGCCTGCTGGCCCGTGGGTACGCCTACAAGGAGATCGCCGGGGAGCTGTTCATCTCGGTGAAGACGGTGGAGACACACGTGTCGTCGGTGCTGCGCAAGACCCAGCTGTCCAACCGCTACGAGCTGTCGCGCTGGGCGTCGGACCGCCGGCTGGTCTAG
- a CDS encoding PspC domain-containing protein, which translates to MDGTELRTSLRDMWDTRPARPREGRHVAGVAAGIAHRYDVDPVLIRVAFVVAAFSGVGVLLYVAGWIALPDGTDVPTTRNRPRGVALVGLAILGAIAFGSLFDDNGYGILPLVVAFGLLFLLHRSRGGRTAVAPAAAAPVDEPGTVSLVKGTPPAWDPLGAAPFAWDLPEPGGPPPVPARRRPPVTAVTLGVALLAGGATALLMLALGVLSFSNAPVLFGVVLAVLGLGLLVGSFLRAGRGLVPVAVLVGLLTWGSLAASSFEWPEGGVGDLTLRPATAAQLQPLYSHGAGDIDLDLTVLDLSAPGAPLVTEVELGVGDVTITVPPDADLTFTGSTGVGAVRAGDERRDGIDGSLTVTDLGADGVAGGRPLQITVNAGAGDVEVLRG; encoded by the coding sequence ATGGACGGGACAGAGCTGCGGACGAGCCTCCGCGACATGTGGGACACGCGGCCGGCGAGGCCGCGGGAAGGCCGGCACGTCGCCGGCGTGGCTGCGGGGATCGCGCACCGCTACGACGTGGATCCGGTGCTGATCCGCGTGGCGTTCGTCGTCGCCGCGTTCTCCGGGGTCGGCGTCCTGCTCTACGTCGCGGGCTGGATCGCGCTGCCCGACGGCACGGACGTGCCGACCACGCGGAACCGGCCGCGCGGCGTCGCGCTGGTGGGGCTGGCGATCCTCGGCGCCATCGCGTTCGGATCGCTGTTCGACGACAACGGCTACGGGATCCTGCCGCTGGTCGTCGCATTCGGGCTGCTGTTCCTGCTGCACCGCAGCCGGGGCGGCCGCACCGCCGTGGCCCCGGCCGCCGCCGCTCCGGTGGACGAGCCGGGCACGGTCTCGCTCGTCAAGGGCACACCGCCCGCCTGGGACCCCCTCGGCGCCGCCCCCTTCGCGTGGGACCTGCCCGAACCCGGCGGTCCACCGCCCGTCCCGGCGCGGCGCCGCCCGCCGGTCACGGCCGTGACGCTCGGCGTCGCGCTGCTCGCGGGCGGGGCCACGGCGCTGCTGATGCTGGCGCTGGGCGTGCTGTCGTTCTCGAACGCCCCGGTGCTGTTCGGGGTGGTGCTCGCGGTGCTCGGCCTCGGGCTGCTCGTCGGGTCGTTCCTGCGGGCGGGGCGCGGGCTCGTCCCGGTCGCCGTGCTCGTCGGCCTGCTGACCTGGGGCTCCCTCGCGGCGTCGTCGTTCGAGTGGCCCGAGGGCGGCGTCGGTGACCTCACTCTCCGCCCGGCGACCGCGGCCCAGCTCCAGCCGCTGTACTCCCACGGCGCGGGGGATATCGACCTCGACCTGACCGTACTGGACCTGTCGGCACCCGGCGCCCCGCTGGTCACCGAGGTGGAGCTCGGCGTCGGCGACGTCACGATCACGGTCCCGCCGGACGCGGACCTGACCTTCACCGGCTCCACCGGGGTCGGTGCCGTGCGCGCCGGTGACGAGCGGCGCGACGGGATCGACGGCAGCCTGACCGTCACCGACCTGGGTGCGGACGGTGTCGCGGGCGGTCGCCCGCTGCAGATCACGGTGAACGCCGGTGCCGGTGACGTGGAGGTGCTCCGTGGCTGA
- the guaA gene encoding glutamine-hydrolyzing GMP synthase, with protein sequence MQPPTVLVVDYGAQYAQLIARRVREAQVYSEIVPGDTSVEEIVARKPAALILSGGPSSVYADGAPVVDPGLFTAGIPVLGLCYGFQAMARALGGEVAPDGTREYGRTELTVTDPGALHGGLPTTHPVWMSHGDSVVRAPEGFTVTASSERAAVAAFEDTDRRLAGVQYHPEVGHSPYGQQVLSRFLHEVAGIAPGWTTSSIIDDTVAAVRAQVGDGRAICGLSGGVDSAVAAALVQRAIGDQLTCVFVDHGLLRSGEREQVERDFVAATGAKLHTVDVADRFLAALAGVTDPETKRKVIGREFIRVFEAATTEVAAEEHVGFLVQGTLYPDVVESGGGSGTAVIKSHHNVGGLPDDIEFALVEPLRALFKDEVRRVGRELGLPEGIVGRQPFPGPGLGIRIIGEVTFDRLETLRAADAIAREELTAAGLDDTIWQCPVVLLADVRSVGVQGDGRTYGHPIVLRPVSSEDAMTADWTRLPYEVLERISTRITNEVAEVNRVVLDVTSKPPGTIEWE encoded by the coding sequence GTGCAGCCACCGACCGTCCTCGTCGTCGACTACGGCGCCCAGTACGCCCAGCTCATCGCCCGCCGCGTGCGGGAGGCGCAGGTGTACTCCGAGATCGTGCCTGGGGACACGTCGGTCGAGGAGATCGTGGCGCGCAAGCCCGCCGCCCTGATCCTGTCCGGCGGGCCGTCGAGCGTGTACGCCGACGGCGCACCCGTCGTCGACCCGGGTCTGTTCACCGCGGGCATCCCCGTGCTCGGGCTCTGCTACGGGTTCCAGGCGATGGCCAGGGCACTCGGCGGGGAGGTCGCGCCGGACGGCACCCGGGAGTACGGGCGCACCGAGCTGACGGTCACCGACCCGGGCGCGCTGCACGGCGGGCTGCCGACCACCCACCCCGTGTGGATGAGCCACGGCGACTCCGTGGTCCGTGCGCCGGAGGGGTTCACGGTCACGGCGTCGAGCGAGCGGGCGGCCGTCGCGGCGTTCGAGGACACCGACCGGCGGCTGGCCGGTGTGCAGTACCACCCCGAGGTCGGGCACTCGCCGTACGGGCAGCAGGTGCTGAGCCGGTTCCTGCACGAGGTCGCGGGCATCGCGCCGGGCTGGACCACCTCGTCGATCATCGACGACACCGTCGCCGCGGTCCGCGCGCAGGTCGGTGACGGCCGCGCGATCTGCGGGCTGTCGGGCGGCGTCGACTCCGCGGTGGCCGCCGCCCTCGTGCAGCGCGCCATCGGCGACCAGCTGACCTGCGTGTTCGTCGACCACGGCCTGCTGCGGTCCGGGGAGCGGGAGCAGGTCGAGCGCGACTTCGTCGCCGCGACGGGCGCGAAGCTGCACACCGTCGACGTGGCCGACCGCTTCCTCGCCGCGCTCGCGGGCGTCACGGATCCGGAGACCAAGCGCAAGGTCATCGGGCGGGAGTTCATCCGGGTGTTCGAGGCCGCCACCACCGAGGTGGCCGCGGAGGAGCACGTCGGGTTCCTGGTGCAGGGCACGCTCTACCCCGACGTGGTGGAGAGCGGCGGGGGATCGGGTACCGCGGTGATCAAGAGCCACCACAACGTCGGCGGGCTGCCCGACGACATCGAGTTCGCGCTGGTGGAGCCGCTGCGCGCGCTGTTCAAGGACGAGGTCCGCCGCGTCGGACGCGAGCTGGGGCTGCCGGAGGGGATCGTCGGGCGCCAGCCGTTCCCCGGCCCGGGCCTGGGCATCCGGATCATCGGCGAGGTCACCTTCGACCGGCTGGAGACGCTGCGCGCCGCCGACGCGATCGCCCGCGAGGAGCTCACCGCGGCCGGTCTCGACGACACGATCTGGCAGTGCCCGGTGGTGTTGCTGGCCGACGTCCGCAGCGTCGGCGTGCAGGGCGACGGGCGCACCTACGGGCACCCGATCGTGCTGCGGCCGGTGAGCTCCGAGGACGCGATGACGGCCGACTGGACCCGCCTGCCCTACGAGGTGCTGGAGCGGATCTCCACCCGCATCACCAACGAGGTGGCCGAGGTCAACCGCGTGGTCCTCGACGTCACGAGCAAGCCGCCGGGCACGATCGAGTGGGAATGA
- a CDS encoding chorismate mutase, translated as MSVEQTPPQDDIPAEAEIQELRKEIDHLDAEILRMVMRRSEVSQRIGRARMAAGGPRIVYNREMAVLARFRDLGVEGRELGMLLLRLGRGRLGGR; from the coding sequence ATGAGCGTCGAACAGACCCCACCCCAGGACGACATCCCGGCCGAGGCCGAGATCCAGGAGCTGCGCAAGGAGATCGACCACCTCGACGCGGAGATCCTGCGGATGGTGATGCGCCGCAGCGAGGTGTCGCAGCGGATCGGCCGGGCCCGGATGGCCGCGGGCGGCCCGCGCATCGTCTACAACCGCGAGATGGCGGTGCTCGCCCGCTTCCGCGACCTCGGGGTCGAGGGGCGCGAGCTGGGCATGTTGCTGCTCCGGCTCGGACGCGGCCGGCTCGGCGGACGCTGA
- the sucC gene encoding ADP-forming succinate--CoA ligase subunit beta codes for MDLYEYQARDLFAAHGVPVLPGKTVETAEDAKAAAAEIGTAVVVKAQVKVGGRGKAGGVKLAATPDEAAEKATDILGLDIKGHIVHRVLVAQASDIAEEYYFSFLLDRSNRTFLAMASAEGGVEIEQLAVERPDALARIPIDAIAGVDRAKAAEIVAAAKYPAVVAEEAADVIVKLWETFVSEDATLVEVNPLVRDPQDKVIALDGKVTLDENAGFRHPEHAALVDQRAENPLEAKAKAKGLNYVKLDDGQVGIIGNGAGLVMSTLDVVAYAGEKHGGVKPANFLDIGGGASAQVMADGLDVILGDPDVKSVFVNVFGGITACDAVANGIVEALKILGDSATKPLVVRLDGNNVIEGRKILDDANHPLVTQVDTMDNAADKAAELAAAGA; via the coding sequence ATGGATCTCTACGAGTACCAGGCGAGGGACCTCTTCGCCGCCCACGGTGTCCCGGTGCTGCCGGGAAAGACCGTCGAGACGGCCGAGGACGCGAAGGCGGCGGCGGCCGAGATCGGCACCGCGGTCGTCGTCAAGGCCCAGGTCAAGGTCGGCGGGCGCGGCAAGGCCGGCGGCGTCAAGCTCGCGGCCACACCGGACGAGGCGGCCGAGAAGGCCACCGACATCCTCGGCCTCGACATCAAGGGGCACATCGTGCACCGCGTCCTGGTCGCACAGGCCAGCGACATCGCGGAGGAGTACTACTTCTCCTTCCTGCTCGACCGCTCCAACCGCACCTTCCTCGCCATGGCGAGCGCCGAGGGCGGCGTGGAGATCGAGCAGCTCGCCGTGGAGCGCCCCGACGCGCTCGCGCGCATCCCGATCGACGCGATCGCGGGCGTCGACCGCGCGAAGGCCGCCGAGATCGTCGCGGCCGCGAAGTACCCGGCCGTCGTGGCCGAGGAGGCCGCCGACGTCATCGTGAAGCTCTGGGAGACCTTCGTCTCCGAGGACGCCACGCTGGTCGAGGTCAACCCGCTCGTGCGCGACCCGCAGGACAAGGTCATCGCGCTCGACGGCAAGGTCACCCTCGACGAGAACGCCGGCTTCCGGCACCCGGAGCACGCGGCGCTGGTCGACCAGCGCGCCGAGAACCCGCTCGAGGCCAAGGCCAAGGCGAAGGGCCTCAACTACGTCAAGCTCGACGACGGCCAGGTCGGCATCATCGGCAACGGCGCGGGCCTCGTGATGAGCACCCTCGACGTCGTCGCGTACGCGGGCGAGAAGCACGGCGGCGTCAAGCCCGCCAACTTCCTCGACATCGGCGGCGGTGCGTCGGCGCAGGTCATGGCCGACGGCCTCGACGTCATCCTCGGCGACCCCGACGTCAAGTCGGTCTTCGTCAACGTCTTCGGCGGCATCACCGCGTGCGACGCGGTGGCCAACGGCATCGTCGAGGCGCTGAAGATCCTGGGCGACAGCGCGACCAAGCCGCTCGTCGTCCGGCTGGACGGCAACAACGTCATCGAGGGCCGCAAGATCCTCGACGACGCCAACCACCCCCTGGTCACCCAGGTGGACACGATGGACAACGCGGCCGACAAGGCCGCCGAGCTCGCAGCGGCGGGGGCCTGA
- a CDS encoding alpha/beta fold hydrolase encodes MALVRTGLDRLATAAGTVGRTAAEVGRAGVYTARTFGSPAGLRGLAVEWAWLAAHMAVYPAGLVHETFVATGDGYRTDTLPPERRGRLVADVEGAGYPVLLVHGIMDNRSVFTVFRRALRRRGFGTVHAVNYSLFTGDVRTAAHELRGHVERLRELTGAEHVHIVGHSLGGMIARYYVQCLGGSDVVDTLVTLGSPHTGTLSAYLMPTPLAAQLRPGSDLLTELAEPAPGCPTRFLVVWSRMDQMIVPQRNARLAHDDLHVEHLELRDVGHLSLPIDPRSVHWVVSALARSDHRRHPFRRGQAADRRPVTTYGERSSPAS; translated from the coding sequence ATGGCGCTGGTCCGCACGGGACTCGACCGCCTGGCGACGGCCGCCGGGACGGTCGGTCGCACCGCGGCCGAGGTCGGCCGGGCGGGGGTCTACACCGCCCGCACCTTCGGAAGCCCCGCCGGACTGCGCGGCCTGGCCGTCGAGTGGGCCTGGCTCGCGGCGCACATGGCGGTCTACCCGGCCGGGCTCGTCCACGAGACGTTCGTGGCCACCGGCGACGGCTACCGCACCGACACGCTCCCGCCCGAGCGTCGCGGCCGTCTCGTCGCCGACGTGGAGGGCGCGGGCTACCCCGTCCTGCTGGTGCACGGGATCATGGACAACCGCTCGGTGTTCACGGTGTTCCGTCGCGCGCTGCGCCGTCGCGGGTTCGGCACGGTGCACGCGGTCAACTACAGCCTGTTCACCGGCGACGTCCGCACCGCGGCCCACGAGCTGCGCGGCCACGTCGAGCGGCTGCGCGAGCTCACCGGCGCCGAGCACGTCCACATCGTCGGCCACTCGCTCGGCGGGATGATCGCCCGCTACTACGTGCAGTGCCTCGGCGGCTCCGACGTCGTCGACACCCTGGTCACGCTGGGCAGCCCGCACACCGGCACGCTCAGCGCCTACCTCATGCCCACCCCGTTGGCCGCACAGCTGCGCCCGGGGTCGGACCTGCTCACGGAGCTCGCGGAGCCGGCGCCCGGCTGCCCCACCCGGTTCCTCGTGGTGTGGAGCCGCATGGACCAGATGATCGTGCCGCAGCGCAACGCCCGGCTCGCGCACGACGACCTGCATGTCGAACACCTGGAGTTGCGTGACGTCGGTCACCTCTCGCTCCCGATCGATCCCCGATCCGTGCACTGGGTGGTCAGCGCCCTCGCCCGTTCGGACCATCGACGTCACCCGTTCCGCCGAGGTCAGGCCGCCGATCGACGGCCGGTGACCACGTACGGCGAGCGGTCGTCGCCCGCGTCCTGA